Proteins encoded within one genomic window of Amycolatopsis sp. 2-15:
- a CDS encoding GAP family protein, with amino-acid sequence MNGVIGDLLPFAVGIAISPVPIIAVILMLLAPRAGGASVGYLLGWVAGIVVTTTVVALVLGVATGTGEGTGPSTVTAGILLLLGVGCLALAFGQWRARPKPGTQAELPTWMATIDRFTPLKAVGLGFLLSAVNPKNLAMAVAAGAVVAGGGLSVAENVVAVAVYTVVAASTVLVPVVGYLVARKRMTPALTSLRAWLEHNNAVVMAVLLLVIGAVLVGKGVGALA; translated from the coding sequence GTGAACGGGGTCATCGGCGACCTGCTGCCGTTCGCCGTCGGCATCGCGATCTCGCCCGTGCCCATCATCGCGGTCATCCTGATGCTGCTCGCACCACGGGCCGGCGGAGCGAGCGTCGGGTACCTGCTCGGGTGGGTCGCCGGAATCGTCGTCACCACCACCGTGGTCGCGCTGGTCCTCGGTGTGGCAACGGGAACGGGGGAGGGCACCGGCCCGTCGACCGTCACGGCCGGCATCCTCCTGCTGCTCGGGGTCGGATGCTTGGCGCTCGCGTTCGGACAGTGGCGCGCCAGGCCGAAGCCCGGCACGCAGGCCGAGCTGCCCACCTGGATGGCGACGATCGACCGGTTCACCCCCCTGAAGGCCGTCGGACTCGGCTTCCTGCTCTCGGCGGTCAACCCCAAGAACCTCGCGATGGCGGTGGCCGCCGGTGCCGTGGTCGCTGGCGGTGGCCTGTCCGTCGCCGAGAACGTGGTCGCGGTGGCGGTCTACACCGTCGTCGCGGCTTCGACCGTGCTCGTTCCCGTCGTCGGCTATCTCGTGGCGAGGAAACGCATGACGCCGGCGCTGACTTCGTTGCGGGCTTGGCTGGAACACAACAACGCCGTCGTGATGGCGGTCCTCCTGCTCGTCATCGGCGCGGTTCTGGTCGGCAAGGGCGTCGGCGCGCTCGCGTGA
- a CDS encoding arylsulfatase, translating to MSNSFQGKINVDIRDSVPDWAPFEPPQAAEGAPNVVYMVLDDVGYSAMSCYGGVIDTPNIDRIAADGVRFTQWHTTALCSPTRSCLLTGRNHTRNAMACITEAAIGFPNANGTIPPENGMISEILEEQGWNTYSVGKWHLCPTDEMNLAATRRNWPTGRGFQRFYGFLGAETNQWYPDLVYDNHPVDQLKTPEEGYHFTDDITDKAIEFIKDAKAIAPDKPFFLYYAPGACHAPHHAPREWIERFRGRFDMGYDALRESVLARQKEFGIVPADTELPPINPIGTPETRQGPDGQPFPPLDYTKPWDSLSDREKRLFARMAEVYAGFLAHADHHIGRLLDHLEETGQRDNTLVILVSDNGASGEGGPNGSVNENKLFNGIPDDLDANLAMLDELGGPKTYNHYANGWAMAFNTPFKMWKRYEFNGGTADPCIISWPSVLGHGGETRHQYHHAVDLVPTVLDCLGVQVPETIKGHRQSRLDGVSMRYSFEDPSAQSARSTQFYSMLGSRGIWHDGWKAVTTHPTISGWSNFDDDVWQLYHTDVDRSEVHDLAAEHPDKLKELTDLWFTEATANGAFPLDDRSPLEILNTPRPQLSAARNRYVYYADVADVPEQQAVNIRNRSYAIGSLVDIPGKDAEGVLFAHGARFGGHALYVKDNRLHYVYNFVGMLEQKIDGTEELPSGENLLLSAAFDKEGEDPPGVATGVLSLYHGDHKVGEGRIKTQPGAFELAGEGLCVGRDSGAAVTDDYRGERPHRFTGGTIKRVVIDVSGEPYVDQAREAEAMLMRE from the coding sequence ATGAGCAATTCGTTCCAGGGCAAGATCAACGTCGACATCCGCGACTCAGTGCCCGACTGGGCACCGTTCGAGCCACCACAGGCGGCCGAGGGCGCGCCGAACGTGGTCTACATGGTTCTCGACGACGTCGGGTACTCCGCGATGAGCTGTTACGGCGGTGTCATCGACACCCCGAACATCGACCGCATCGCGGCCGACGGCGTGCGGTTCACACAATGGCACACCACCGCGCTGTGCTCACCGACCCGGTCCTGCCTGCTCACCGGCCGCAACCACACTCGCAACGCGATGGCGTGCATCACCGAGGCGGCGATCGGTTTCCCGAACGCCAACGGCACCATCCCGCCGGAAAACGGCATGATCTCCGAGATCCTCGAGGAGCAGGGCTGGAACACCTACAGCGTCGGCAAGTGGCACCTGTGCCCGACCGACGAGATGAACCTCGCCGCGACGCGGCGGAACTGGCCGACCGGCCGTGGTTTCCAGCGGTTCTACGGGTTCCTCGGCGCCGAGACGAACCAGTGGTACCCCGACCTCGTGTACGACAACCACCCCGTGGACCAATTGAAGACGCCCGAGGAGGGTTACCACTTCACCGACGACATCACCGACAAGGCGATCGAATTCATCAAGGACGCCAAGGCGATCGCGCCGGACAAGCCGTTTTTCCTCTACTACGCGCCGGGGGCGTGCCACGCCCCGCACCACGCGCCGCGCGAGTGGATCGAACGGTTCCGGGGCCGCTTCGACATGGGATACGACGCACTACGGGAATCCGTGCTGGCGCGGCAGAAGGAGTTCGGCATCGTGCCGGCCGACACCGAGCTGCCGCCGATCAACCCGATCGGCACGCCCGAGACCCGCCAGGGCCCGGACGGGCAGCCGTTCCCTCCGCTGGACTACACGAAGCCGTGGGACTCCCTGTCCGATCGGGAAAAGCGGCTCTTCGCGCGGATGGCCGAGGTCTACGCGGGGTTCCTCGCCCACGCCGACCACCACATCGGCCGGCTCCTCGACCACCTGGAGGAGACCGGGCAACGGGACAACACGCTGGTCATCCTGGTCTCCGACAACGGCGCGAGCGGCGAAGGCGGCCCGAACGGATCGGTGAACGAGAACAAGCTGTTCAACGGCATCCCCGACGACCTCGACGCCAACCTCGCGATGCTCGACGAGCTGGGCGGCCCGAAGACCTACAACCACTACGCGAACGGCTGGGCGATGGCCTTCAACACGCCGTTCAAGATGTGGAAGCGCTACGAGTTCAACGGCGGCACCGCCGACCCGTGCATCATCTCCTGGCCCTCGGTACTCGGGCACGGCGGCGAGACCCGCCACCAGTACCACCACGCCGTCGATCTGGTGCCCACCGTGCTCGACTGCCTGGGCGTGCAGGTGCCGGAGACGATCAAGGGACACCGACAGAGCCGCCTCGACGGGGTGAGCATGCGCTACAGCTTCGAAGATCCGTCGGCGCAGTCCGCCAGATCCACCCAGTTCTACTCGATGCTCGGCTCTCGCGGGATCTGGCACGACGGCTGGAAGGCCGTGACGACGCACCCCACGATCAGCGGCTGGAGCAACTTCGACGACGACGTGTGGCAGCTCTACCACACCGACGTCGACCGTTCCGAGGTACACGACCTCGCGGCGGAACACCCCGACAAGCTCAAGGAGCTGACCGATCTCTGGTTCACCGAGGCCACCGCCAACGGCGCGTTCCCCCTCGACGACCGGTCACCACTGGAAATCCTCAACACGCCGCGGCCGCAGCTGTCCGCGGCCCGCAACCGGTACGTCTACTACGCGGACGTCGCCGACGTACCCGAACAACAGGCGGTCAACATCCGCAACCGGTCCTACGCCATCGGGTCCCTTGTGGACATTCCGGGCAAGGACGCCGAGGGCGTGCTGTTCGCACACGGCGCGCGGTTCGGCGGGCACGCGCTCTACGTCAAGGACAACCGCCTGCACTACGTCTACAACTTCGTCGGCATGCTGGAGCAGAAGATCGACGGCACCGAGGAACTCCCGTCGGGTGAGAACCTGCTCCTCTCGGCCGCCTTCGACAAGGAGGGCGAGGACCCACCTGGCGTCGCGACCGGCGTGCTGTCCCTCTACCACGGCGACCACAAGGTCGGCGAAGGCCGCATCAAGACACAACCCGGCGCGTTCGAGCTCGCCGGCGAGGGCCTGTGCGTCGGCCGCGACAGCGGCGCCGCCGTCACCGACGACTACCGCGGAGAACGCCCCCACCGCTTCACCGGCGGCACCATCAAACGCGTCGTGATCGACGTCAGCGGCGAACCCTACGTCGACCAGGCGCGCGAGGCCGAGGCGATGCTCATGCGCGAGTAG